Proteins found in one Pseudorasbora parva isolate DD20220531a chromosome 11, ASM2467924v1, whole genome shotgun sequence genomic segment:
- the il4 gene encoding interleukin-4 — translation MISTEAMKTSISASTYLNMEPSMRTFLLLALTFVAINGQNERIILLEESIEFVDEILHKNPEKIHNRYVKVIFHGGSCSEDTICQAAKVLKNTFLNHSKLHRNLFEYAKNTGHGNCNVTASEEHSIERFLTKIKKCCQVLNSRQLKSLGHEKRP, via the exons ATGATCAGCACTGAAGCTATGAAGACCAGCATCTCAGCATCTACATACCTCAACATGGAACCAAGTATGAGGACCTTCTTGCTCTTGGCACTGACATTTGTAGCCATAAATGGACAAAACGAGAGGATCATTCTCTTAGAGGAAAGCATAGAATTTGTGGACGAGATCCTACATAAAAATCCAGAGAAG ATTCATAACCGATATGTGAAAGTTATATTTCATGGAGGGAGCTGCTCG GAGGACACCATTTGCCAAGCTGCAAAGgtattaaaaaacacatttctaaatcacagcaAGCTACACAGGAATCTGTTTGAATACGCAAAAAACACCGGG CATGGAAACTGTAACGTTACAGCTTCGGAGGAACATTCAATAGAGAGATTtctcacaaaaatcaaaaaatgcTGTCAAGTTTTAAACTCTAGGCAACTAAAGTCATTGGGACATGAGAAACGTCCTTAG